One bacterium genomic window, CGAGCGTCAGCTCCTCGAAGTAGTAGAGCGTCAGGACGAGGCGCTCCTTGTCGTCGAGCTGCTCGAGCGTCTCGACGACGATGTCGCGCAACTCCTTGTCGGCCAGGCGATCGTGGGCGCTGGGCACCCGCAGATCCGAGAGGATCTCGCGCACGGAAGCATAGGTGCCGTCCTTGCCGACGCGCA contains:
- a CDS encoding sigma-70 family RNA polymerase sigma factor, coding for RVGKDGTYASVREILSDLRVPSAHDRLADKELRDIVVETLEQLDDKERLVLTLYYFEELTLAEIGEVLGVSESRVCQIHGKAVGRLRLRVRSRTHENPLPLRRPLRRKEATAQR